Proteins encoded together in one Coffea arabica cultivar ET-39 chromosome 2c, Coffea Arabica ET-39 HiFi, whole genome shotgun sequence window:
- the LOC113724440 gene encoding uncharacterized protein, which yields MAEELADAIRKFDLSDKELEGTDLGVGEIDIGIQECQLSLVGRIKGEKVANFVGVKNFVTTAWGYPRNLRIIELGPNLFQFYVPNREDRDRIVGGGPWVMDNQILVMKHWVEGIEDDISAFDLAPFWVQVWNLPVHWISKEVGRKIGAIFQEVKDVLVPQVGGKEGRHLKLLVVLDTSLPLLRGTTVKVNGALKWLNFRYERCPDFCYKCGMVGHGEKSCKAIIQISRGKQEH from the coding sequence ATGGCGGAGGAACTAGCGGATGCGATAAGAAAGTTTGATCTTTCAGATAAAGAGCTCGAAGGAACTGACCTGGGTGTTGGTGAGATAGATATAGGTATCCAAGAATGTCAGTTGAGTTTAGTGGGGAGAATCAAGGGTGAGAAAGTGGCCAACTTTGTTGGGGTCAAGAATTTTGTGACCACAGCTTGGGGCTATCCGAGGAATCTAAGGATCATAGAATTGGGGCCAAATTTGTTTCAGTTCTATGTTCCTAATAGGGAGGACAGAGACAGAATAGTAGGAGGAGGACCATGGGTCATGGACAACCAAATTTTGGTGATGAAACattgggtggaaggaatagaAGATGATATTTCTGCTTTTGACCTGGCACCTTTCTGGGTTCAAGTATGGAATTTACCTGTGCACTGGATATCTAAGGAAGTGGGGAGGAAAATAGGTGCGATCTTTCAGGAGGTAAAGGACGTACTGGTGCCTCAAGTAggaggaaaagaaggaagacaTTTAAAGCTTCTAGTGGTACTGGATACCTCTCTACCTCTGCTTAGGGGGACGACAGTGAAAGTCAATGGAGCCTTGAAATGGTTGAATTTCAGATATGAAAGGTGTCCAGACTTCTGTTACAAGTGTGGAATGGTTGGCCATGGAGAGAAGTCCTGCAAGGCAATAATACAGATAAGCAGAGGAAAGCAGGAACATTAG